A stretch of Chionomys nivalis chromosome 2, mChiNiv1.1, whole genome shotgun sequence DNA encodes these proteins:
- the Ppp1r12c gene encoding protein phosphatase 1 regulatory subunit 12C isoform X2, with amino-acid sequence MSGEDCPAAGPGAAAAAAAARERRQEQLRQWGARAGAEPSPGERRARTVRFERAAEFLAACAGGDLDEARLMLRAADPGPGSGAASDPSVSPSALAVLDSTNADGISALHQACIDENLEVVRFLVEQGATVNQADNEGWTPLHVAASCGYLDIARYLLSHGANIAAVNSDGDLPLDLAESDAMEGLLKAEIARRGVDVEAAKRAEEELLLHDTRCWLNGGAMPEARHPRTGASALHVAAAKGYIEVMRLLLQAGYDTELRDGDGWTPLHAAAHWGVEDACRLLAEHGGGMDSLTHAGQRPCDLADEEVMNLLEELAQKQEDLRNQKEASQSQGQEPQVPSNSKHRRSSVCRLSSREKISLQDLSKERRPGGAGGPLIRDEDEGEEAPADHPPVEPRALNGVSSPVSSSPKSPVMPEEAPFSRRFGLQKTGSSGALGPSERRGTEGVLGLQRSASSSLLEKASSQAREPRLARITPTPAQKVPEPSTLCEAAMPPSLDHSTPPSRREPGSPVKPNVLTASAAPLTDSRDRRRSYQMPVRDEESESQRKARSRLMRQSRRSTQGVTLTDLKEAEKVAGKAPEPDQPVPSSLDPFRRPRVPGVENAEGPAQREAPDGQGQGPQAAKEHRKVGHERRGPAEGEEAGPAERSLECSTVDGGSTARRQRSQRDLNPESKQEHEEPDGSFRKLYMELRRENERLREALTETTLKLAQLKVELERATQRQERFAERPALLELERFERRALERKAAELEEELKALSDLRADNQRLKDENAALIRVISKLSK; translated from the exons ATGTCGGGCGAGGATTGCCCGGCGGCGGGCCcgggggcggcggcggctgcggcggCAGCCCGCGAGCGGCGGCAGGAGCAGCTGCGGCAGTGGGGGGCGCGGGCGGGGGCTGAGCCGAGCCCCGGGGAGCGTCGCGCCCGCACGGTCCGCTTCGAGCGCGCCGCCGAGTTTCTGGCGGCCTGTGCGGGCGGCGATCTGGACGAGGCTCGCCTGATGCTGCGCGCAGCCGACCCTGGCCCCGGCTCCGGCGCTGCGTCCGACCCCTCTGTCTCGCCGTCTGCACTCGCAGTGCTCGACTCCACCAACGCCGACGGCATCAGCGCCCTGCACCAG GCTTGCATAGATGAGAACCTGGAGGTGGTACGCTTCCTGGTGGAGCAGGGTGCTACTGTGAACCAGGCAGACAACGAGGGCTGGACGCCTCTGCATGTGGCTGCCTCCTGTGGGTACTTGGACATTGCCAG GTACCTTCTGAGCCATGGGGCCAACATCGCCGCTGTTAACAGTGATGGAGACCTGCCTTTGGACCTGGCTGAGTCGGATGCCATGGAGGGGCTACTGAAGGCAGAGATCGCCCGCCGAG GTGTGGATGTCGAGGCAGCCAAGCGGGCTGAGGAAGAATTGCTGCTTCATGACACAAGGTGCTGGCTGAATGGGGGTGCCATGCCAGAGGCCCGGCACCCCCGGACCGGGGCTTCTGCCCTGCATGTGGCAGCTGCCAAGGGCTATATCGAGGTGATGAG GCTGCTGCTCCAAGCTGGCTACGACACCGAGCTCCGGGATGGAGATGGCTGGACACCTTTGCACGCAgcagcccactggggtgtggagGACGCCTGCCGTCTTCTGGCTGAGCATGGTGGGGGCATGGATTCGCTGACCCATGCG GGGCAGCGTCCCTGTGACCTGGCTGATGAAGAAGTGATGAACCTTTTGGAGGAGCTGGCCCAGAAACAGGAGGAC CTTCGGAACCAAAAGGAAGCCTCTCAGAGCCAAGGTCAAGAACCACAGGTGCCCTCAAACAGCAAGCACAGAAG GAGCTCTGTATGTCGTTTGAGCAGCCGTGAGAAAATCTCCCTGCAGGATCTGTCGAAGGAGCGCCGGCCTGGTGGGGCAGGGGGCCCCCTTATTCGGgatgaggatgagggagaagaagCCCCAGCTG ATCATCCACCCGTGGAACCAAGAGCCCTCAATGGCGTGTCTTCCCCTGTgtcctccagccccaagagcccTGTG atgccagaagaggcTCCCTTCTCCAGGCGCTTTGGTCTCCAGAAGACAGGGAGCTCTGGTGCTCTGGGTCCCTCAGAAAGGAGGGGTACAGAGGGAGTTCTTGGTCTGCAGCGttcagcttcctcctccctccttgaAAAGGCCTCCTCTCAG GCCAGGGAGCCCCGTCTTGCCAGAATAACCCCTACCCCTGCCCAGAAAGTGCCAGAGCCCTCTACCCT GTGTGAGGCTGCCATGCCTCCTTCTTTGGATCACTCCACTCCACCCTCCAGGAGGGAGCCTGGATCCCCTGTGAAGCCAAATGTCCTCACAGCCTCTGCAGCGCCCCTGACTGACTCCAGGGATCGTCGGAG GTCCTACCAGATGCCTGTGCGTGATGAAGAATCCGAGTCTCAGCGGAAGGCTCGCTCCCGCCTTATGCGACAGTCTCGGAGGTCCACACAG GGTGTGACCTTGACAGActtgaaggaagcagagaaggttgCAGGGAAGGCCCCTGAGCCAGATCAGCCTGTCCCGTCCAGCCTG GACCCTTTTCGGAGACCTCGGGTCCCTGGTGTGGAGAATGCTGAGGGCCCTGCCCAGAGAG AGGCGCCCGACGGGCAGGGCCAGGGACCACAGGCGGCCAAGGAGCACCGAAAGGTTGGCCATGAGCGAAGGGGGCCAGCAGAG GGGGAAGAGGCGGGGCCAGCAGAGAGGAGCCTGGAGTGTAG CACTGTGGATGGCGGCTCCACTGCCCGCAGGCAGCGTTCGCAGAGAGACCTCAATCCAGAATCCAAGCAGGAACATGAAGAGCCTGATGGAAGCTTCCGGAAG CTGTACATGGAGCTTCGAAGGGAGAATGAACGGCTTCGTGAAGCCCTGACAGAGACCACCCTGAAGTTGGCGCAGCTCAAGGTGGAGCTGGAGCGGGCCACGCAG AGGCAAGAACGTTTTGCTGAGAGACCTgcgctcctggagctggagagattc GAGCGAAGGGCCTTGGAGCGCAAGGCagcagagctggaggaggagctgaag GCCCTGTCCGACCTCCGGGCTGACAACCAGCGGCTCAAGGATGAGAATGCAGCACTGATCCGCGTCATTAGCAAACTCTCCAAGTAA
- the Ppp1r12c gene encoding protein phosphatase 1 regulatory subunit 12C isoform X1, which produces MSGEDCPAAGPGAAAAAAAARERRQEQLRQWGARAGAEPSPGERRARTVRFERAAEFLAACAGGDLDEARLMLRAADPGPGSGAASDPSVSPSALAVLDSTNADGISALHQACIDENLEVVRFLVEQGATVNQADNEGWTPLHVAASCGYLDIARYLLSHGANIAAVNSDGDLPLDLAESDAMEGLLKAEIARRGVDVEAAKRAEEELLLHDTRCWLNGGAMPEARHPRTGASALHVAAAKGYIEVMRLLLQAGYDTELRDGDGWTPLHAAAHWGVEDACRLLAEHGGGMDSLTHAGQRPCDLADEEVMNLLEELAQKQEDLRNQKEASQSQGQEPQVPSNSKHRRSSVCRLSSREKISLQDLSKERRPGGAGGPLIRDEDEGEEAPADHPPVEPRALNGVSSPVSSSPKSPVMPEEAPFSRRFGLQKTGSSGALGPSERRGTEGVLGLQRSASSSLLEKASSQAREPRLARITPTPAQKVPEPSTLCEAAMPPSLDHSTPPSRREPGSPVKPNVLTASAAPLTDSRDRRRSYQMPVRDEESESQRKARSRLMRQSRRSTQGVTLTDLKEAEKVAGKAPEPDQPVPSSLDPFRRPRVPGVENAEGPAQRAEAPDGQGQGPQAAKEHRKVGHERRGPAEGEEAGPAERSLECSTVDGGSTARRQRSQRDLNPESKQEHEEPDGSFRKLYMELRRENERLREALTETTLKLAQLKVELERATQRQERFAERPALLELERFERRALERKAAELEEELKALSDLRADNQRLKDENAALIRVISKLSK; this is translated from the exons ATGTCGGGCGAGGATTGCCCGGCGGCGGGCCcgggggcggcggcggctgcggcggCAGCCCGCGAGCGGCGGCAGGAGCAGCTGCGGCAGTGGGGGGCGCGGGCGGGGGCTGAGCCGAGCCCCGGGGAGCGTCGCGCCCGCACGGTCCGCTTCGAGCGCGCCGCCGAGTTTCTGGCGGCCTGTGCGGGCGGCGATCTGGACGAGGCTCGCCTGATGCTGCGCGCAGCCGACCCTGGCCCCGGCTCCGGCGCTGCGTCCGACCCCTCTGTCTCGCCGTCTGCACTCGCAGTGCTCGACTCCACCAACGCCGACGGCATCAGCGCCCTGCACCAG GCTTGCATAGATGAGAACCTGGAGGTGGTACGCTTCCTGGTGGAGCAGGGTGCTACTGTGAACCAGGCAGACAACGAGGGCTGGACGCCTCTGCATGTGGCTGCCTCCTGTGGGTACTTGGACATTGCCAG GTACCTTCTGAGCCATGGGGCCAACATCGCCGCTGTTAACAGTGATGGAGACCTGCCTTTGGACCTGGCTGAGTCGGATGCCATGGAGGGGCTACTGAAGGCAGAGATCGCCCGCCGAG GTGTGGATGTCGAGGCAGCCAAGCGGGCTGAGGAAGAATTGCTGCTTCATGACACAAGGTGCTGGCTGAATGGGGGTGCCATGCCAGAGGCCCGGCACCCCCGGACCGGGGCTTCTGCCCTGCATGTGGCAGCTGCCAAGGGCTATATCGAGGTGATGAG GCTGCTGCTCCAAGCTGGCTACGACACCGAGCTCCGGGATGGAGATGGCTGGACACCTTTGCACGCAgcagcccactggggtgtggagGACGCCTGCCGTCTTCTGGCTGAGCATGGTGGGGGCATGGATTCGCTGACCCATGCG GGGCAGCGTCCCTGTGACCTGGCTGATGAAGAAGTGATGAACCTTTTGGAGGAGCTGGCCCAGAAACAGGAGGAC CTTCGGAACCAAAAGGAAGCCTCTCAGAGCCAAGGTCAAGAACCACAGGTGCCCTCAAACAGCAAGCACAGAAG GAGCTCTGTATGTCGTTTGAGCAGCCGTGAGAAAATCTCCCTGCAGGATCTGTCGAAGGAGCGCCGGCCTGGTGGGGCAGGGGGCCCCCTTATTCGGgatgaggatgagggagaagaagCCCCAGCTG ATCATCCACCCGTGGAACCAAGAGCCCTCAATGGCGTGTCTTCCCCTGTgtcctccagccccaagagcccTGTG atgccagaagaggcTCCCTTCTCCAGGCGCTTTGGTCTCCAGAAGACAGGGAGCTCTGGTGCTCTGGGTCCCTCAGAAAGGAGGGGTACAGAGGGAGTTCTTGGTCTGCAGCGttcagcttcctcctccctccttgaAAAGGCCTCCTCTCAG GCCAGGGAGCCCCGTCTTGCCAGAATAACCCCTACCCCTGCCCAGAAAGTGCCAGAGCCCTCTACCCT GTGTGAGGCTGCCATGCCTCCTTCTTTGGATCACTCCACTCCACCCTCCAGGAGGGAGCCTGGATCCCCTGTGAAGCCAAATGTCCTCACAGCCTCTGCAGCGCCCCTGACTGACTCCAGGGATCGTCGGAG GTCCTACCAGATGCCTGTGCGTGATGAAGAATCCGAGTCTCAGCGGAAGGCTCGCTCCCGCCTTATGCGACAGTCTCGGAGGTCCACACAG GGTGTGACCTTGACAGActtgaaggaagcagagaaggttgCAGGGAAGGCCCCTGAGCCAGATCAGCCTGTCCCGTCCAGCCTG GACCCTTTTCGGAGACCTCGGGTCCCTGGTGTGGAGAATGCTGAGGGCCCTGCCCAGAGAG CAGAGGCGCCCGACGGGCAGGGCCAGGGACCACAGGCGGCCAAGGAGCACCGAAAGGTTGGCCATGAGCGAAGGGGGCCAGCAGAG GGGGAAGAGGCGGGGCCAGCAGAGAGGAGCCTGGAGTGTAG CACTGTGGATGGCGGCTCCACTGCCCGCAGGCAGCGTTCGCAGAGAGACCTCAATCCAGAATCCAAGCAGGAACATGAAGAGCCTGATGGAAGCTTCCGGAAG CTGTACATGGAGCTTCGAAGGGAGAATGAACGGCTTCGTGAAGCCCTGACAGAGACCACCCTGAAGTTGGCGCAGCTCAAGGTGGAGCTGGAGCGGGCCACGCAG AGGCAAGAACGTTTTGCTGAGAGACCTgcgctcctggagctggagagattc GAGCGAAGGGCCTTGGAGCGCAAGGCagcagagctggaggaggagctgaag GCCCTGTCCGACCTCCGGGCTGACAACCAGCGGCTCAAGGATGAGAATGCAGCACTGATCCGCGTCATTAGCAAACTCTCCAAGTAA